In one Hemitrygon akajei chromosome 3, sHemAka1.3, whole genome shotgun sequence genomic region, the following are encoded:
- the LOC140725211 gene encoding EEF1A lysine methyltransferase 3-like isoform X2, which yields MRQAQIGGTPNDPNEEKTSGQDLPGDQNGTAKNQGSVRGILGKMARNQHQVNSVSKCLTIDSLLLKPLRRERQFKFCGYTVNISQQFGSNLGFSSSVWEAALVLCQYFEQEKIDFSGKKVIELGSGTGIVGILAALLGGEVTMTDKEDVLSQIEYNISINIPSDCRHRAKVCALNWGKDHVNFPTSYDFILGSDIVYTSLTYPLLLKTLLHFSKGTAIIYLSTKLRKGNHSIYFHEELLPQYYNCQLVHRVEDKEISVYKLSTLNSTVSDDVPA from the exons gCAGGCTCAGATAGGTGGAACTCCAAATGATCCAAATGAGGAAAAGACATCTGGCCAGGATCTCCCTGGTGATCAGAATGGAACAGCCAAAAATCAGGGAAGTGTCAGGGGAATTTTGGGGAAGATGGCAAGAAACCAGCATCAAGTGAATTCTGTTAGCAAATGTCTCACGATTGACAGCCTACTTCTGAAACCGCTTCGAAGGGAAAGGCAGTTCAAATTCTGCGGATATACTGTAAACATCAGTCAACAGTTCGGCAGCAATTTGGGGTTCTCTTCTTCTGTCTGGGAAGCC GCTCTGGTTCTCTGCCAGTACTTTGAGCAGGAAAAGATCGACTTTTCCGGGAAGAAGGTGATTGAACTCGGATCTGGCACTGGAATCGTGGGGATTCTCGCTGCCCTGCTTG GTGGGGAAGTTACAATGACAGACAAAGAGGACGTCTTGAGCCAAATAGAATATAATATCTCCATCAATATCCCCTCAGACTGCAGACATCGAGCTAAAGTCTGTGCTCTAAACTGGGGCAAGGATCACGTCAACTTTCCAACTAGCTATGACTTTATCTTGGGCTCAGATATAGTGTATACTTCCCTGACTTACCCTTTGCTATTAAAGACTCTGCTACACTTCTCCAAAGGGACAGCTATCATCTACCTCTCAACAAAGTTACGGAAAGGAAATCACTCCATCTATTTCCATGAGGAGCTTTTGCCTCAGTACTACAACTGCCAACTTGTTCACAGAGTTGAGGATAAAGAAATCAGCGTGTACAAGTTAAGCACATTGAATTCAACTGTCAGTGACGATGTGCCTGCGTAG
- the LOC140725211 gene encoding EEF1A lysine methyltransferase 3-like isoform X4, whose product MARNQHQVNSVSKCLTIDSLLLKPLRRERQFKFCGYTVNISQQFGSNLGFSSSVWEAALVLCQYFEQEKIDFSGKKVIELGSGTGIVGILAALLGGEVTMTDKEDVLSQIEYNISINIPSDCRHRAKVCALNWGKDHVNFPTSYDFILGSDIVYTSLTYPLLLKTLLHFSKGTAIIYLSTKLRKGNHSIYFHEELLPQYYNCQLVHRVEDKEISVYKLSTLNSTVSDDVPA is encoded by the exons ATGGCAAGAAACCAGCATCAAGTGAATTCTGTTAGCAAATGTCTCACGATTGACAGCCTACTTCTGAAACCGCTTCGAAGGGAAAGGCAGTTCAAATTCTGCGGATATACTGTAAACATCAGTCAACAGTTCGGCAGCAATTTGGGGTTCTCTTCTTCTGTCTGGGAAGCC GCTCTGGTTCTCTGCCAGTACTTTGAGCAGGAAAAGATCGACTTTTCCGGGAAGAAGGTGATTGAACTCGGATCTGGCACTGGAATCGTGGGGATTCTCGCTGCCCTGCTTG GTGGGGAAGTTACAATGACAGACAAAGAGGACGTCTTGAGCCAAATAGAATATAATATCTCCATCAATATCCCCTCAGACTGCAGACATCGAGCTAAAGTCTGTGCTCTAAACTGGGGCAAGGATCACGTCAACTTTCCAACTAGCTATGACTTTATCTTGGGCTCAGATATAGTGTATACTTCCCTGACTTACCCTTTGCTATTAAAGACTCTGCTACACTTCTCCAAAGGGACAGCTATCATCTACCTCTCAACAAAGTTACGGAAAGGAAATCACTCCATCTATTTCCATGAGGAGCTTTTGCCTCAGTACTACAACTGCCAACTTGTTCACAGAGTTGAGGATAAAGAAATCAGCGTGTACAAGTTAAGCACATTGAATTCAACTGTCAGTGACGATGTGCCTGCGTAG
- the LOC140725211 gene encoding EEF1A lysine methyltransferase 3-like isoform X3, with protein sequence MQAQIGGTPNDPNEEKTSGQDLPGDQNGTAKNQGSVRGILGKMARNQHQVNSVSKCLTIDSLLLKPLRRERQFKFCGYTVNISQQFGSNLGFSSSVWEAALVLCQYFEQEKIDFSGKKVIELGSGTGIVGILAALLGGEVTMTDKEDVLSQIEYNISINIPSDCRHRAKVCALNWGKDHVNFPTSYDFILGSDIVYTSLTYPLLLKTLLHFSKGTAIIYLSTKLRKGNHSIYFHEELLPQYYNCQLVHRVEDKEISVYKLSTLNSTVSDDVPA encoded by the exons AT gCAGGCTCAGATAGGTGGAACTCCAAATGATCCAAATGAGGAAAAGACATCTGGCCAGGATCTCCCTGGTGATCAGAATGGAACAGCCAAAAATCAGGGAAGTGTCAGGGGAATTTTGGGGAAGATGGCAAGAAACCAGCATCAAGTGAATTCTGTTAGCAAATGTCTCACGATTGACAGCCTACTTCTGAAACCGCTTCGAAGGGAAAGGCAGTTCAAATTCTGCGGATATACTGTAAACATCAGTCAACAGTTCGGCAGCAATTTGGGGTTCTCTTCTTCTGTCTGGGAAGCC GCTCTGGTTCTCTGCCAGTACTTTGAGCAGGAAAAGATCGACTTTTCCGGGAAGAAGGTGATTGAACTCGGATCTGGCACTGGAATCGTGGGGATTCTCGCTGCCCTGCTTG GTGGGGAAGTTACAATGACAGACAAAGAGGACGTCTTGAGCCAAATAGAATATAATATCTCCATCAATATCCCCTCAGACTGCAGACATCGAGCTAAAGTCTGTGCTCTAAACTGGGGCAAGGATCACGTCAACTTTCCAACTAGCTATGACTTTATCTTGGGCTCAGATATAGTGTATACTTCCCTGACTTACCCTTTGCTATTAAAGACTCTGCTACACTTCTCCAAAGGGACAGCTATCATCTACCTCTCAACAAAGTTACGGAAAGGAAATCACTCCATCTATTTCCATGAGGAGCTTTTGCCTCAGTACTACAACTGCCAACTTGTTCACAGAGTTGAGGATAAAGAAATCAGCGTGTACAAGTTAAGCACATTGAATTCAACTGTCAGTGACGATGTGCCTGCGTAG